Proteins encoded by one window of Vibrio panuliri:
- a CDS encoding DUF1499 domain-containing protein, whose protein sequence is MKAPFALFAAAIMLSGCSQGERVMAKKIDQMCGDKPNCVSTLDQREEHQLAPFTLKDGVTLEQIATVALTLPGAKLAVEEDRYLRIECTSKIMRFVDDLELEQQDNQLIVRSESRVGYSDFGVNRKRAEQLRNALNDAGLLSK, encoded by the coding sequence ATGAAAGCCCCCTTCGCACTGTTTGCTGCTGCAATCATGCTTTCAGGCTGCAGCCAAGGAGAGAGAGTTATGGCCAAAAAAATCGATCAAATGTGCGGCGACAAACCCAACTGCGTTTCAACCTTAGATCAAAGAGAAGAACACCAACTGGCTCCCTTCACGCTCAAAGATGGTGTCACACTCGAGCAAATCGCAACCGTTGCCCTCACACTTCCCGGAGCCAAGTTGGCGGTGGAAGAAGATCGCTACTTACGCATAGAATGCACGAGTAAAATAATGCGCTTTGTCGATGATTTAGAGCTAGAGCAACAAGATAACCAACTGATCGTTCGCTCAGAATCACGTGTCGGCTATTCAGATTTTGGCGTCAACCGCAAGCGTGCTGAACAATTAAGAAATGCATTGAATGATGCCGGTTTACTCTCTAAATAA
- a CDS encoding glutamate synthase-related protein, whose translation MNQECRSLFDRELEHSSCGVGFITDKTGEQTHQLLSLAHQALCTIPHRGGMNAEGIGDGAGINIDLSTHFFSGLLNQAELQLGEFGVANFFFPYDSNQHARTETLITELLNQFDLTFELYRQVPVNADAINVASQQVQQAIHQYVFTNGKNNRTPAEFEFDINLALNKLESIAFTDDELHGFYPLSMSSKTQVYKGRLNSWEVMPYFSDLTNPEHRVTTLFFHTRFSTNTAPATMMAQPFRRMAHNGELNTDKKNRLSEDAIARQQHKTVVFPKGQSDSARLDQTLARRVIEDQMDIVTAVIAMMPPAWENDAKLSPNVKAMLEYFSLSEEKNDGPAALIFSDGQKVGARLDRLGLRPLRCVETHRYLAVMSEAGQIDFPAEEIIRFGRIQAGGMIYFDHATGQSYETNQILESLAAQRNYPALLQSARFTLNDLEPTTLDTTADNNSFSTYSRHVAYSLNQESFKFFLDPMLESGAEKISAMGFGLAPNVLTDEEGGMAKYFSQRFAQVTNPPLDSLRESDGMTLRVALGAKPNFSPRDTVQLVLESPIIQPQQLQQVLQQQRIKVTTIDTLFTPTINNRDDNTQRVKDAVEQVCQQIEAAASSGYGIIVLSDKAIANNQAALPAILVAAAANQRLIKQGLRFDTSLIYQTGQAASSHDIACLLGFGISAVCPISVYYRAQTLANNQSVEAGLNNFQKACEKSLMKTMGKFGLCTAESYIGGEFFESNFIDTDSDCLNAYFPNIASPVGGARLADIAWSAAKWHFKAMAINQENQIPLLGLFKERQDGAGHSFGNTAVREYINMTQEPVSYVEASQEAKLLESTLVQEQDLAYKQTGYDKLTPEQIDNFAITPAYRTFANNLYLERETRPAALRDILLLPLDFTLATSQAEFVHLLDRYHLDGNIDYLWRGIKVDNHQPEYVLTLDNPKANQALKEAIELVWEGHVEHVALWEKSVRLIASPQLSRFLSRVKTSRKALKLEHVSAAHLITPCFASGAMSHGALNANAHQAVAQGTNIAGAMSNSGEGGEHSSRFNSIKSSKIKQFASGRFGVWVGYLADPQLEEIEIKIAQGAKPGEGGQLPSAKVTVEIAAARGGTPGVELVSPPPHHDTYSIEDLGQLIHDAKAARVKVIVKLVSSEGIGTIAVGVAKAGADIINVAGNTGGTGAAAVTSLKNTGRAAEIGIAEVHQALSENGLRDKVILRCSNAHQTGMDVIKSAIMGGDSFEFGTTALMMLKCVMAKNCNIKCPAGLTTNPELYQGDPRALAQYFLNVAHEVREILASLGYQSLAEIRGKTELLHLANHHSIVGRLDVTGLLKPVDLVRIAKPVYLEADFTADDKLIERLLNHYFDSQEPQITLDAGKLNNRNKSTGGQLSIDIERALNYQDKGLNHPALITASNGRRFFDAESIVVTSYGSAGQSYAAFNNSGLVMQHTGTCNDGVGKGASGGHIVVRSPHAKALRKGSNVLIGNFALFGATGGQAFIQGEAGDRFAVRNSGAVAVVEGVGDFCCEYMTNGSVINLGDYGKGFGNGMSGGIAYQYDIDGKFAASCSKDSVLTVPLIEHDQGYEEALKWHLEQHLRFSGSETARHLLADWATSRTLFTLVLPLALIQSQHPESILQSHTSKKMLEEMIHGEASRLIEQIHFAYRDNQPLSEGLSPQYGEMDSELICQLLTQSGVLHRAQQLSLAHRHPDTESNSNLRRLFELKDKKLLDAICKDVKEAVSAYKDQELAVLLAAKRIEDYKASLNRRDVWDTHSRGTTVWIMTQEKAVAQQRSEIEPLNQRLATLYCQQFAEVIRQDIEQTSRMEQQKQVKTA comes from the coding sequence ATGAATCAGGAATGTCGCTCGCTGTTTGATCGCGAGCTTGAACACTCAAGTTGTGGAGTGGGGTTCATCACGGACAAAACGGGCGAACAGACTCACCAACTTTTATCTCTTGCCCACCAAGCACTTTGTACTATCCCTCATCGCGGCGGTATGAATGCCGAAGGTATTGGTGATGGAGCAGGAATCAACATTGACTTATCAACCCATTTCTTTAGTGGCCTACTAAATCAAGCTGAATTACAACTAGGCGAGTTTGGCGTTGCTAACTTTTTTTTCCCCTATGACAGTAATCAGCACGCACGCACTGAAACGTTAATCACAGAGCTACTCAATCAGTTTGACCTTACTTTTGAGCTCTACCGCCAAGTTCCTGTTAACGCAGATGCGATTAATGTCGCCTCGCAACAAGTACAGCAAGCCATTCACCAATATGTATTTACCAATGGCAAAAATAACCGAACCCCTGCGGAGTTTGAGTTCGATATCAACCTCGCCTTGAATAAGTTAGAGTCCATCGCATTTACCGATGACGAGTTACATGGCTTTTACCCACTCTCCATGAGTTCCAAAACTCAAGTTTATAAAGGTCGTCTAAACTCATGGGAAGTGATGCCCTATTTCTCTGATCTCACCAACCCAGAACATCGAGTCACCACGTTATTCTTCCACACGCGATTTTCCACCAATACAGCCCCTGCGACAATGATGGCTCAACCATTTCGCCGGATGGCCCATAATGGTGAACTGAATACCGACAAAAAAAATCGCTTAAGTGAAGATGCCATTGCACGTCAACAGCATAAAACCGTCGTATTTCCTAAAGGACAATCCGATTCAGCTCGCTTAGACCAAACGTTGGCACGCCGGGTGATCGAAGACCAAATGGATATAGTCACGGCAGTCATCGCCATGATGCCACCAGCATGGGAAAACGACGCTAAGCTCTCCCCTAACGTCAAAGCAATGCTGGAGTATTTCAGCCTTTCAGAAGAGAAAAACGACGGGCCTGCTGCACTTATATTCTCTGATGGTCAAAAGGTGGGAGCACGTCTCGACCGTTTAGGTTTGCGACCACTGCGTTGTGTAGAAACTCACCGCTACCTCGCGGTGATGAGTGAGGCCGGGCAAATTGATTTTCCTGCCGAAGAAATCATTCGATTTGGTCGCATCCAAGCTGGTGGCATGATCTATTTTGACCATGCCACTGGACAAAGTTATGAAACCAACCAAATTCTGGAATCTCTTGCAGCGCAACGCAATTATCCAGCTCTACTTCAATCGGCGCGTTTTACTCTCAATGATCTCGAGCCAACCACACTCGATACCACCGCTGACAACAACAGCTTTAGTACTTATAGCCGCCATGTTGCTTACTCCCTTAACCAAGAGAGCTTTAAATTCTTTCTTGATCCAATGCTCGAGTCCGGTGCTGAGAAAATCTCGGCCATGGGCTTTGGTTTAGCACCAAACGTGTTAACGGATGAAGAAGGAGGCATGGCCAAGTACTTCAGCCAACGATTTGCTCAAGTCACTAACCCACCATTGGACTCATTACGTGAATCTGATGGCATGACGTTACGCGTCGCCTTGGGTGCCAAACCCAATTTTAGCCCGAGAGATACCGTTCAGTTGGTGCTGGAGTCACCCATTATCCAACCGCAACAGTTGCAGCAAGTGTTGCAACAACAGAGAATAAAAGTCACCACCATCGACACCTTGTTTACCCCAACGATCAACAATCGGGATGACAATACACAACGGGTAAAGGATGCCGTAGAACAGGTGTGCCAACAGATAGAGGCTGCGGCCTCATCGGGGTACGGCATTATCGTATTGAGTGACAAAGCGATTGCCAATAACCAAGCCGCCCTGCCCGCTATTTTAGTCGCAGCGGCAGCGAATCAACGCTTGATCAAGCAAGGTCTGCGTTTTGATACCAGCTTAATCTATCAAACCGGACAAGCGGCCAGCAGTCATGATATCGCGTGCTTGCTGGGCTTTGGTATTTCAGCTGTCTGCCCTATCTCTGTCTACTATCGGGCGCAAACACTGGCGAACAACCAAAGTGTCGAAGCTGGGTTGAACAACTTCCAGAAAGCGTGTGAAAAGTCGCTAATGAAGACCATGGGTAAGTTCGGTCTTTGTACCGCTGAAAGCTATATTGGCGGTGAGTTCTTTGAGTCTAACTTTATCGACACAGACTCTGATTGCCTCAATGCTTACTTCCCCAATATTGCTTCGCCAGTCGGTGGAGCAAGGCTGGCAGATATCGCGTGGAGCGCAGCCAAATGGCATTTCAAAGCCATGGCAATTAACCAAGAGAACCAAATTCCTTTGCTCGGCTTGTTTAAAGAACGCCAAGATGGCGCTGGGCACAGTTTTGGTAATACTGCGGTGCGCGAGTACATCAATATGACTCAAGAGCCGGTGAGTTATGTCGAAGCCTCACAAGAGGCCAAACTGCTTGAATCGACCTTGGTACAAGAGCAAGATCTTGCCTACAAGCAAACCGGTTATGACAAACTCACTCCAGAACAAATCGACAATTTTGCCATTACCCCAGCCTATCGAACCTTTGCCAACAATCTTTACTTAGAGAGGGAAACTCGCCCTGCGGCACTGCGCGATATTCTACTCTTACCACTGGATTTTACTTTGGCTACCAGCCAAGCTGAGTTTGTTCACTTACTCGACCGTTACCATTTAGACGGCAACATCGACTATTTATGGCGAGGAATTAAGGTTGATAACCACCAACCTGAGTACGTGTTAACACTCGACAATCCCAAAGCGAATCAAGCGCTCAAAGAGGCGATTGAATTGGTGTGGGAAGGTCATGTTGAACACGTCGCGCTATGGGAAAAAAGTGTCCGCTTGATCGCGTCGCCACAACTGAGCCGCTTTCTCAGCCGAGTAAAAACTTCGCGTAAAGCGCTCAAATTGGAACACGTTTCTGCCGCTCATCTTATTACGCCATGCTTTGCCTCTGGAGCAATGAGCCACGGTGCGCTAAATGCCAATGCCCACCAAGCCGTAGCTCAGGGAACCAATATCGCAGGGGCGATGAGTAACTCGGGAGAAGGTGGCGAACACTCTTCACGTTTTAACTCGATAAAATCCAGCAAAATCAAACAATTTGCTTCCGGGCGATTTGGTGTTTGGGTCGGCTACTTGGCCGATCCACAGCTTGAAGAGATCGAAATCAAAATTGCTCAAGGTGCGAAGCCTGGCGAAGGAGGACAACTCCCTTCGGCAAAAGTGACGGTCGAAATCGCCGCAGCGCGAGGAGGCACCCCGGGAGTCGAACTCGTCAGTCCTCCCCCTCACCACGATACCTACTCAATCGAAGATCTTGGTCAACTGATCCATGATGCTAAAGCTGCACGTGTAAAAGTGATCGTCAAACTGGTCTCTTCTGAAGGTATAGGCACAATTGCTGTTGGGGTTGCCAAAGCAGGCGCAGATATCATCAACGTTGCGGGTAATACTGGCGGTACAGGGGCTGCGGCGGTAACCAGCCTGAAAAATACCGGACGAGCAGCGGAAATTGGTATTGCAGAAGTCCATCAGGCACTAAGTGAAAACGGCTTACGAGACAAAGTGATTCTGCGTTGCTCGAATGCTCATCAAACCGGTATGGACGTGATCAAATCGGCCATCATGGGCGGCGACTCGTTTGAGTTTGGCACGACCGCGCTGATGATGCTGAAATGTGTGATGGCAAAAAACTGCAATATAAAATGTCCGGCAGGCTTAACCACCAACCCTGAGCTCTATCAGGGCGACCCGCGCGCACTGGCACAATACTTCCTCAATGTTGCCCATGAAGTTCGTGAAATCCTTGCATCATTAGGCTACCAAAGCCTTGCGGAGATCCGTGGCAAAACCGAGCTTCTGCACCTCGCTAACCATCACAGTATCGTTGGACGCCTAGATGTTACCGGACTATTGAAACCCGTTGATTTAGTCAGGATTGCTAAACCTGTCTATCTTGAAGCGGATTTCACTGCCGATGACAAGTTAATTGAACGGCTACTCAATCACTACTTTGACTCGCAAGAGCCGCAGATTACGTTAGATGCAGGCAAGCTAAACAACCGCAATAAATCGACTGGAGGGCAGCTCTCGATAGATATTGAACGTGCTCTCAACTATCAAGACAAGGGCTTAAATCATCCTGCGTTGATTACGGCGAGCAACGGCCGCCGCTTCTTTGATGCCGAGTCGATAGTCGTTACCAGTTATGGCAGCGCAGGCCAAAGCTACGCCGCTTTCAACAACAGTGGTTTAGTCATGCAGCATACTGGAACGTGTAATGATGGCGTCGGAAAAGGAGCCAGTGGCGGGCATATCGTCGTGCGCTCACCGCATGCTAAAGCACTGAGAAAAGGCAGCAATGTACTGATTGGTAACTTCGCTCTGTTTGGTGCTACCGGTGGGCAAGCCTTTATTCAAGGTGAAGCTGGCGATCGCTTTGCGGTGCGAAACTCAGGAGCGGTAGCGGTTGTGGAAGGCGTCGGAGACTTTTGCTGTGAGTACATGACCAATGGTTCAGTGATAAACCTTGGTGATTACGGTAAAGGTTTCGGCAATGGCATGTCAGGTGGTATCGCTTATCAATATGATATCGATGGCAAGTTTGCCGCCAGCTGTAGCAAAGATTCTGTGCTCACCGTACCACTGATTGAACATGATCAAGGCTACGAAGAAGCGTTGAAATGGCATCTGGAACAGCATCTTCGATTTAGCGGTTCCGAAACAGCTCGCCATTTACTCGCAGATTGGGCCACTAGCCGAACTCTTTTTACTTTGGTGCTGCCACTCGCCCTAATCCAAAGTCAGCATCCTGAGAGTATTTTGCAAAGCCATACAAGTAAGAAAATGCTTGAGGAAATGATTCATGGTGAAGCAAGCCGCCTGATCGAACAGATTCACTTTGCCTATCGCGATAATCAACCTTTATCCGAAGGTCTAAGCCCGCAGTACGGTGAAATGGACAGTGAGCTAATTTGCCAACTGCTCACTCAAAGTGGCGTCTTACATCGCGCTCAGCAGTTGAGTCTCGCTCATCGTCATCCCGATACGGAGAGCAACTCTAACCTTCGCCGTTTATTTGAGCTAAAAGATAAAAAGCTGCTAGATGCGATATGCAAAGATGTCAAAGAGGCCGTTTCCGCTTACAAAGATCAAGAGCTCGCTGTACTGCTGGCGGCTAAACGGATCGAAGATTATAAAGCGTCGCTCAATCGTCGAGATGTTTGGGACACCCACTCTCGAGGAACCACTGTCTGGATCATGACCCAAGAAAAAGCAGTTGCTCAGCAACGGAGCGAAATTGAGCCACTCAACCAACGACTGGCAACGCTCTATTGTCAGCAATTTGCTGAAGTCATTCGCCAAGATATCGAGCAAACCTCACGCATGGAACAGCAAAAGCAAGTGAAAACCGCCTAA
- a CDS encoding diflavin oxidoreductase has protein sequence MKVPHLPQDIPFNDDQKTWLAGFFSGLHSRLLVKQESVVHAESAPQVKSLTILYGSQTGNAESVAHDAAEKAKEYGLTATVLDMDDVDAQIFVKSSRILIVTSTYGEGEMPDNAESLWQTMSSDNAPNLEGTFFSVLALGDTSYDEFCLAGKLWDERLTELGATRVSERIDCDIDFEQPAEDWMVATLPTIADKGEDGESPTQPTNTSTKQKSKYNRKSPLLATLKHKRVLTKPNSSKEIVHYEMSLEGSGEFYKPGDALNVIPQNQPNLVEEVLDQLGYSGDERPSWNGESHSLRDIFTGYLDVRTPSKELVKALAEAASDHKLLQLLASEDTTPLNDFLWGKDILDILRYYPNVTLSLAETLSLLKPIAPRAYSISSSLNKHQDEVHLTIGSVRYQNQDREYRGTCSTWLADIVEQGDKIPCYFAPNKNFAIPEDDQAPMIMVGPGTGIAPFRAFLEEREVKAAPGDNWLIFGDRNAASDYIYQEEIESLVQKDVLTKLDLAFSRDQAEKVYVQDKMRENGAELFAWLERGGYFFVCGDAYRMAKDVDKALHQVIAQHGKLDDQGASDYVARLKKQKRYVRDVY, from the coding sequence ATGAAAGTACCTCATTTACCACAAGATATTCCGTTCAACGACGACCAAAAAACTTGGCTGGCTGGTTTCTTTTCCGGTCTCCACTCACGCTTGCTGGTCAAGCAGGAGTCGGTGGTCCATGCAGAAAGTGCACCGCAAGTAAAAAGCTTAACCATTCTATACGGTTCACAAACCGGCAATGCAGAAAGTGTCGCCCATGACGCAGCAGAGAAAGCAAAAGAGTATGGTTTGACGGCGACCGTACTCGATATGGATGACGTCGACGCGCAAATTTTTGTCAAATCCTCCCGCATCCTGATTGTGACCAGCACTTACGGTGAAGGTGAAATGCCGGACAACGCAGAATCACTGTGGCAAACCATGAGTAGTGACAACGCGCCAAACCTCGAAGGCACCTTTTTCTCAGTGCTGGCGCTAGGAGATACCAGTTATGATGAGTTCTGCTTAGCAGGTAAATTATGGGATGAACGCTTAACTGAGCTTGGCGCAACAAGAGTTTCAGAGCGCATCGACTGTGATATCGACTTTGAACAACCCGCTGAAGATTGGATGGTGGCAACTCTACCCACTATCGCCGACAAAGGAGAGGATGGCGAATCACCGACGCAGCCAACCAACACGTCAACCAAACAGAAATCCAAATACAATCGCAAAAGCCCGTTGCTGGCGACACTCAAACACAAACGCGTACTAACTAAGCCAAACTCGTCAAAAGAAATCGTCCATTACGAAATGTCACTTGAAGGCTCAGGTGAGTTCTATAAACCCGGTGATGCACTGAATGTTATCCCGCAAAATCAGCCTAATCTGGTAGAAGAGGTGCTTGATCAACTCGGTTACAGTGGGGACGAACGTCCATCTTGGAATGGAGAAAGCCACAGCTTACGCGATATCTTCACCGGTTATCTTGATGTGCGAACTCCGAGCAAAGAGTTGGTTAAAGCGCTCGCGGAGGCAGCCAGTGACCATAAGCTATTGCAGCTACTTGCCAGTGAAGACACGACGCCATTAAACGATTTCCTTTGGGGGAAAGATATCCTTGATATTTTGCGTTACTACCCGAATGTCACACTGTCGTTAGCAGAAACACTTTCACTACTCAAACCCATTGCGCCACGTGCCTACTCGATTTCATCCAGTTTGAACAAACATCAGGATGAAGTTCACCTCACCATTGGAAGTGTGCGCTATCAAAACCAAGATCGTGAGTATCGAGGCACCTGTTCGACTTGGCTAGCCGATATTGTCGAACAAGGTGACAAAATTCCATGCTACTTCGCGCCTAACAAGAACTTTGCCATTCCTGAAGATGACCAAGCTCCAATGATAATGGTCGGTCCCGGCACAGGTATTGCCCCATTTCGGGCATTTCTAGAAGAGAGGGAAGTCAAGGCTGCTCCCGGTGATAACTGGTTAATCTTCGGTGATAGAAATGCCGCTAGTGACTATATTTATCAAGAAGAGATTGAGTCTTTAGTCCAAAAAGATGTGCTAACTAAACTAGACTTGGCTTTCTCAAGAGATCAGGCGGAAAAAGTCTATGTACAAGACAAAATGCGTGAAAACGGCGCAGAGTTGTTTGCTTGGCTAGAACGCGGGGGATACTTCTTCGTCTGTGGCGATGCCTACCGCATGGCAAAAGATGTCGACAAAGCCCTACATCAAGTGATCGCACAGCATGGAAAACTAGATGATCAAGGCGCATCTGATTATGTCGCTCGATTGAAAAAACAAAAGCGTTATGTCAGAGATGTTTACTAG
- the vpsR gene encoding cyclic-di-GMP-binding transcriptional regulator VpsR (Not actually a response regulator, but instead a cyclic-di-GMP-binding transcription factor.) has translation MGSQFRMDSVPGSLVVVGGSYEPWLSVLEQVGWRCTQCADLRKANTLFSETGPCIGVVDLSHDEFSLNGIANLVSAHKQVRWIAFIRESQLSSDTICQFIVNFCVDFFTAPIPDAQLLSTIGHQLGMLKLEKKVWPHYGNNNDMGLIGESIPMKRLRDQIKRIGPTDVSILIYGESGTGKETVARAVHKTSARAHKEFVSVNCRALSERRIESDLFGINRDDEEEPSYLEQADGGTLLLNDILTLPKSQQLNLLRFLQEGTIETPNGSKEIDVRVLAANSADIEKALIDGDFNEELYHYINVLRINVPSLKERAGDIAILARHFLMDYSREYNAQARSFTEDAVRSLTRYHWPGNVRELMNQIKRVVLMSDTVMLDEANLDLPKRSDGKRSLKSIRERSERDALLLVLESHSGQVSMAAKELGVSRATMYRLLNKHNLITDSTV, from the coding sequence ATGGGTAGTCAATTCCGTATGGACTCTGTCCCAGGCTCGTTAGTCGTAGTAGGTGGTAGCTACGAACCATGGCTTTCAGTACTCGAACAAGTTGGTTGGCGATGTACGCAGTGCGCAGATTTGCGCAAGGCGAACACCTTGTTCTCTGAGACTGGTCCATGTATTGGTGTCGTTGACTTAAGTCACGATGAATTTAGTTTAAATGGTATTGCTAACTTAGTGAGTGCACATAAGCAGGTTCGCTGGATTGCGTTTATCCGAGAATCTCAGCTTAGCTCTGACACAATTTGCCAATTTATCGTTAACTTCTGTGTCGACTTTTTTACTGCACCTATCCCAGATGCTCAGCTTTTGAGCACCATTGGACACCAACTGGGTATGCTTAAGTTGGAGAAAAAGGTATGGCCGCATTACGGTAATAACAATGATATGGGCTTGATCGGTGAATCTATTCCGATGAAGCGTTTACGCGATCAAATTAAGCGTATCGGCCCAACGGATGTCAGTATCCTCATTTATGGTGAAAGTGGTACCGGCAAAGAAACAGTTGCCCGAGCGGTGCACAAAACATCAGCACGAGCACATAAAGAGTTTGTTTCGGTGAACTGCCGTGCTTTGTCAGAACGCAGGATTGAGAGCGATCTATTTGGTATCAATCGCGATGATGAGGAAGAGCCTTCTTACTTAGAGCAGGCTGATGGTGGGACATTGCTGCTAAATGACATCCTAACCTTGCCTAAATCGCAACAGCTCAATTTGCTGCGTTTTTTGCAAGAAGGGACGATTGAAACCCCAAATGGTAGCAAAGAAATTGATGTACGAGTGCTGGCAGCCAACTCCGCAGATATAGAGAAGGCGCTGATTGATGGTGATTTTAATGAAGAACTTTACCATTACATCAATGTATTGCGGATTAACGTGCCAAGCTTGAAAGAACGAGCAGGTGATATTGCCATTTTGGCTCGTCACTTCTTGATGGATTACTCCCGAGAGTACAACGCGCAGGCGCGAAGCTTTACTGAAGATGCGGTGCGCTCGCTCACTCGTTATCATTGGCCAGGCAATGTTCGTGAGCTAATGAATCAGATTAAACGCGTGGTTCTCATGTCAGATACGGTTATGCTCGATGAAGCAAACTTAGATTTGCCGAAACGCAGTGATGGTAAGCGTAGTCTTAAGAGTATCCGCGAGCGAAGTGAGCGTGATGCGCTGTTACTGGTGTTGGAGTCTCACTCTGGACAAGTCTCTATGGCGGCGAAAGAGTTGGGTGTTTCGCGTGCAACCATGTACCGTCTGCTCAATAAGCATAATCTGATCACCGATAGCACGGTCTAG
- the lysS gene encoding lysine--tRNA ligase, giving the protein MTDAVQNENVQAPSAQEENKLIAERRAKLDAIRQSCKANGHPNDFRRDALAGDLQAEFGEKSKEELEELNHVVAIAGRVMAKRGPFLLLQETSGNIQAYADKAVQKVLKEQYHGLDIGDIIGVKGALHKSGKGDLYVNMEEFELLTKALRPLPEKFHGLTDQEMRYRQRYVDLIVNEDSRNAFKVRSKLVSAIRRFMESKSFMEVETPMMQVIPGGASARPFITHHNALDQQMFLRIAPELYLKRLVVGGFERVFEINRNFRNEGLSPRHNPEFTMIEFYMAYADYKDLMDLTEEMLSTVALEVLGATAMPYGDQMVEFGGQYARMTMLEAIKHYNPEHEAIQALTEEGVQDRELMVSIAESLEIYVEKFWTCGQLLEEIFGETAEPKLIQPTFITGYPADISPLARRSDDNPFFTDRFEFFIGGREVANGFSELNDAEDQDNRFKAQVDAKDAGDDEAMFYDADYITALEHGLPPTAGQGIGIDRLAMLFTNTHTIRDVILFPAMRPQA; this is encoded by the coding sequence ATGACTGATGCTGTTCAAAACGAAAATGTACAAGCACCTTCTGCACAAGAAGAGAATAAGCTAATTGCTGAGCGTCGCGCGAAACTGGATGCGATCCGTCAGAGCTGCAAGGCAAATGGCCACCCAAATGACTTCCGTCGTGATGCACTAGCGGGCGATCTACAAGCTGAGTTCGGTGAAAAGAGCAAAGAAGAGCTAGAAGAGCTTAACCATGTAGTGGCAATTGCTGGTCGTGTTATGGCTAAGCGTGGTCCATTCTTGTTGCTACAAGAGACTTCAGGCAATATTCAAGCTTACGCTGATAAAGCAGTACAAAAAGTACTAAAAGAGCAGTACCACGGCCTAGATATCGGCGATATCATTGGTGTTAAAGGTGCGCTACACAAGTCTGGTAAAGGCGATCTATACGTAAATATGGAAGAGTTCGAGTTGCTGACTAAAGCACTTCGTCCACTGCCAGAGAAATTCCATGGTCTAACTGACCAAGAGATGCGTTACCGTCAACGTTATGTAGATTTGATCGTGAATGAAGATTCACGCAATGCATTCAAAGTGCGTTCTAAGTTGGTGTCAGCAATTCGTCGCTTTATGGAGTCAAAGAGCTTCATGGAAGTCGAAACACCAATGATGCAAGTGATCCCTGGTGGTGCGTCTGCGCGTCCATTTATCACTCACCACAATGCACTAGACCAGCAAATGTTCCTGCGTATCGCTCCAGAGCTATACCTAAAACGTCTTGTTGTTGGTGGTTTTGAGCGTGTATTCGAAATCAACCGTAACTTCCGTAACGAAGGTCTATCTCCTCGTCATAACCCAGAATTCACTATGATCGAATTCTACATGGCTTATGCGGACTACAAAGATCTAATGGATCTTACTGAAGAGATGCTAAGCACTGTGGCTCTAGAAGTGCTAGGTGCAACAGCGATGCCTTACGGCGATCAAATGGTTGAATTTGGTGGTCAATACGCGCGTATGACAATGCTTGAGGCCATCAAGCACTACAACCCAGAACATGAAGCAATCCAAGCACTGACAGAAGAAGGTGTTCAGGATCGTGAGCTTATGGTTTCTATTGCTGAGTCACTAGAAATTTACGTAGAGAAGTTCTGGACTTGTGGTCAGCTTCTTGAAGAGATCTTCGGCGAAACAGCTGAACCTAAACTGATTCAGCCAACGTTTATCACTGGCTACCCAGCAGATATCTCACCACTAGCACGTCGCAGTGATGACAACCCATTCTTCACTGATCGTTTCGAGTTCTTTATCGGTGGTCGCGAAGTGGCGAACGGCTTCTCAGAGCTTAACGATGCAGAAGACCAAGATAACCGCTTTAAAGCACAGGTTGATGCGAAAGACGCGGGTGATGATGAAGCTATGTTCTACGACGCTGACTACATCACTGCGCTAGAGCACGGTCTACCGCCAACAGCTGGTCAAGGTATCGGTATCGATCGCCTAGCGATGCTATTCACTAACACGCATACTATTCGTGACGTGATCCTATTCCCAGCAATGCGACCACAAGCTTAA